One region of Emys orbicularis isolate rEmyOrb1 chromosome 4, rEmyOrb1.hap1, whole genome shotgun sequence genomic DNA includes:
- the DNAL1 gene encoding dynein axonemal light chain 1, translating into MAKATTIKEALARWEEKNGQKASEAKEVKLYAQVPPVEKMDASLSTLVNCEKLSLSTNCIEKIANLNGLKNLRILSLGRNNIKNLNGLEAVGDTLEELWISYNLIEKLKGIHVMKKLKILYMSNNLVKDWAEFVRLADLPLLEDLVFVGNPLEEKYSADQQSSWVEEATKRVPRLKKLDGVPVIKQEEGEEGEN; encoded by the exons ATG GCAAAAGCAACAACTATTAAAGAAGCTCTAGCCAGATGG GAGGAAAAAAACGGCCAGAAGGCATCGGAGGCCAAGGAGGTGAAACTATATGCCCAAGTTCCTCCTGTAGAGAAGATGGATGCATCTCTGTCCACACTTGTTAACTGCGA gaagTTGTCTCTGTCTACAAACTGCATTGAAAAAATCGCCAACCTGAACGGCCTAA AAAACTTGCGGATTCTTTCACTGGGGAGAAACAACATAAAGAATCTGAATGGGCTG GAGGCAGTTGGAGATACATTAGAGGAACTGTGGATCTCATACAACTTAATTGAGAAGCTGAAGGGCATCCATGTCATGAAGAAGCTGAAGATTCTCTATATGTCCAATAATTTGGTGAAAGATTGGG CAGAGTTTGTGAGACTGGCGGACTTGCCATTACTGGAGGATCTGGTGTTTGTGGGCAATCCACTGGAAGAGAAATACTCTGCCGATCAGCAGAGCAGCTGGGTCGAGGAAGCAACCAAACGAGTGCCCAGGCTGAAAAAACTAGATG gtGTCCCAGTTATTAAACAAGAAGAAGGTGAAGAAGGAGAAAACTAA